A genomic window from Ciona intestinalis chromosome 8, KH, whole genome shotgun sequence includes:
- the LOC100184920 gene encoding intraflagellar transport protein 122 homolog yields the protein MRTMPLWADQPQDKGQTPKCIYDLAFKPDGSQLLVASGSRILVYDPSDGTHSQTLRAHKDTVYCLGYSRDGKRFASGAADKCVIIWTDKLAGILKYTHNEAIQCLAYNPVTPQLASCAINDFGLWAPEQKSVNKHKMSNRITCCSWTSDGQYLALGLFNGVISIRSKMGEDKIKIERPGGSLCPIWKILWNQNKNNSNDVLTVCDWGQNLSFYHLNGKQIGKDTKLEFDPCALQFFDEGRYLVVGGSNRKTSLYSKEGHFLGIVSDSNSGWVWSIACKPDGNVVVVGHQDGTITCHSLTFSTVHGLYRDCYAFRQLLTNVVVQRLNSDIMDVDLEEDDSSKITIKCNDIVKKISVYKDKLAVQLSDRIVVYKMVTKDTTVTYKPVNKILKKFECNLLVVCSENIILCQESKLTCFSMDGEKQREWLLEANIRYIKVIGGPAGREGMLLGLKNGQVLQIFVDNPFPIEMLKINSSIRCLDLSMKRTKLAIISDNSTCHVYDIATKELLFEEVNANSVAWNTQNEEMLCYSGKGYLGIKAGSFPAQQRRMNGFVVGYCGSRIFCLHVHAMRAVDVPQSAPMYQYLDRQLYNEAYQIACLGVTDTDWYNLSQKALENLSFDVARKAFTRIRNLRYLELIQNIEDRQKRGENKTDLFMADIHAYRSEFAEAAGYYKKAGHSQKAVDMYTDLRMFELAKEYVETSDPVEHKQLMAKQANWAKNTNEPREAAKMYLAAGENLKALDIIGEHGWTDMLMEVARKLDKADREALTKCAFYLKRLQQYAYCAEVYNKMGDKKAHILLHVETKNWDEAFSLVEKFPEFKDDVYVPHAKWLAENDKFEEAQKAFHKAGRITEALHVLEQLTENAVDECRFNDAGYYYWMLSMQCLDIAAEKTPKKAEMLKKFKKYQKLAEIYYVYHSIQRYTDEPFTSHLPEALFNIARFLLHSISGSNPPRGVSKVATLYALAKQSRSLGAYKLARHAYEKLHALKLPLRFQDLIDLGSVTIRSKPYHDNEDLQPMCYRCSTTNPLLNAQGSSCINCHQPFVYSFSSFEVLPLVEFTLEEGIGDEEACRLIDSSIKQAKSNEWKDTERDAQTLRMDEEEEEDPFTARLLTFEGGGDYLPVVVNRSVLRALPRREVLVRRWAPPLRFQYFKNLMPEVAVAMCDSCFQMFHADDYELMVLQKQCCPFCRKASDAHEDKPEM from the exons ATGAGGACTATGCCACTTTGGGCGGACCAGCCCCAGGACAAAGGACAGACCCCGAAATG CATATACGATCTTGCATTTAAACCCGATGGAAGCCAGTTACTCGTTGCATCAGGTAGTCGTATACTGGTGTATGATCCTTCTGATGGAACACATTCACAAACTCTACGAGCTCATAAAGATACAGTTTATTGTCTTGGATACTCTAGAGATG gTAAAAGATTTGCCTCTGGTGCTGCTGATAAGTGTGTCATTATATGGACAGATAAATTGGCAGGAATACTGAAATATAC CCACAATGAAGCAATCCAGTGTCTTGCATACAACCCTGTTACACCTCAGTTGGCATCATGTGCAATAAATGACTTTG gtTTGTGGGCTCCTGAGCAAAAGTCTGTGAATAAACATAAGATGAGCAACAGAATTACATGTTGCAG tTGGACAAGCGATGGTCAATATCTTGCTCTTGGCCTTTTTAACGGAGTTATCAGTATACGAAGTAAGATGGGAgaggataaaataaagatTGAGCGGCCAGGAGGTTCACTGTGCCCTATTTGGAAAATACTATGGAACCAGAACaa AAATAACTCCAATGATGTTCTTACTGTTTGTGATTGGGGACAAAACCTTTCCTTTTACCATTTGAATGGGAAACAG ATTGGCAAAGATACGAAACTAGAATTTGACCCATGTGCACTCCAGTTTTTTGATGAAGGAAGGTACTTGGTGGTTGGTGGATCTAACAGGAAGACATCCTTGTACTCGAAAGAAGGACATTTCCTTGGTATAGTGTCCGACAGCAACAGTGGTTGGGTTTGGTCCATTGCTTGCAAACCAGATGGCAATGTTGTG GTTGTTGGGCACCAGGATGGCACGATAACATGTCACAGTTTAACCTTCTCCACTGTGCATGGCTTGTACAGAGACTGTTACGCCTTCCGACAATTGCTTACCAACGTGGTGGTGCAACGACTCAACTCTGATATAATGGATGTCGATCTGGAAGAAGATGACTCATCAAAGATCACCATCAAGTGCAATGATATTGTCAAGAAGATATCAGTTTATAAAGATAAGCTCGCG GTCCAACTATCAGATCGTATTGTAGTTTACAAGATGGTCACTAAAGATACCACAGTTACCTACAAACCTGTGAATAAGATTCTGAAAAAATTTGAGTGCAATCTGTTGGTTGTATGCAGCGAAAATATTATTCTCTGTCAG GAAAGCAAACTGACTTGTTTTTCAATGGACGGAGAGAAACAGCGCGAGTGGTTGCTTGAAGCAAACATCAGATATATCAAAGTGATTGGGGGACCTGCTGGTAGAGAGGGGATGCTATTAGGGTTGAAAAATGGACAG gttttacaaatttttgttGACAATCCATTTCCGATCGAGATGCTTAAGATTAACAGCTCCATCCGGTGTCTTGATCTGAGCATGAAACGAACAAAACTTGCGATAATCAGCGATAACTCAACATGCCATGTGTATGACATCGCAACTAAAGAACTTCTCTTTGAG gaAGTAAATGCCAACAGCGTGGCTTGGAACACACAGAACGAGGAAATGCTTTGTTACTCAGGTAAAGGTTACTTGGGTATCAAAGCAGGATCATTCCCAGCACAGCAACGACGCATGAATGGCTTCGTAGTCGGCTACTGTGGCTCTCGTATATTCTGCTTACACGTGCATGCTATGAGAGCAGTGGATGTTCCACAATCGGCACCAATGTACCAGTACCTTGATCGACAATTGTACAA TGAAGCATACCAGATAGCATGCTTGGGTGTGACAGACACAGATTGGTACAATCTATCACAGAAAGCTCTAGAAAATTTGAGTTTTGACGTTGCTCGGAAAGCCTTCACGAGAATCCGTAATCTAAGATATCTGGAACTTATTCAAAACATAGAG GATCGTCAAAAACGTGGTGAAAACAAGACCGACCTTTTCATGGCTGACATCCATGCTTATAGAAGTGAATTTGCTGAAGCTGCAGGTTATTATAAGAAGGCTGGTCACTCACAGAAAGCAGTGGATATGTATACTGACCTTCGCATGTTTGAACTTGCAAAG GAATATGTAGAGACCAGCGATCCAGTAGAGCACAAGCAATTGATGGCAAAACAAGCAAACTGGGCCAAAAACACAAACGAGCCTAGAGAAGCCGCTAAGATGTATCTGGCTGCCGGTGAAAACTTGAAAGCTCTTGATATAATTGGGGAACATGGGTGGACAGATAT GTTAATGGAGGTCGCCCGAAAATTGGATAAAGCCGACAGGGAGGCGTTAACAAAGTGTGCGTTCTATCTTAAACGGCTACAACAGTATGCTTACTGTGCAGAGGTGTATAATAAGATGGGTGACAAAAAAGCTCATATACTTTTGCATGTAGAAACAAAGAACTGGGATGAG GCTTTCTCGTTGGTGGAAAAGTTTCCTGAGTTTAAAGATGACGTTTATGTTCCCCATGCAAAGTGGTTGGCTGAAAATGATAAGTTTGAAGAAGCACAGAAAG CATTCCACAAAGCTGGTCGCATTACTGAAGCTCTGCATGTACTCGAACAACTAACTGAGAATGCAGTTGATGAATGTAGATTTAACGACGCAGGTTACTACTACTGGATGCTATCTATGCAGTGTCTAGACATAGCTGCAG AGAAAACACCAAAGAAAGCAGAAATGCTGAAGAAGTTCAAAAAATATCAGAAACTTGCTGAGATATATTATGTGTATCACTCCATACAAAGATACACT GATGAACCATTTACTTCCCATTTACCTGAAGCATTATTCAACATTGCGAGGTTTCTACTTCACAGTATATCGGGTTCAAATCCGCCAAGAGGGGTTTCGAAAGT TGCGACCTTATATGCGCTCGCCAAGCAGAGCAGATCATTAGGTGCGTACAAGCTAGCACGTCACGCATATGAAAAGCTACATGCATTGAAATTACCTTTGAGGTTCCAGGACCTGATTGATTTGGGTTCAGTAACAATAAGATCTAAACCTTACCATGATAATGAG gatCTGCAGCCAATGTGTTATAGATGTTCCACTACTAATCCATTGCTGAATGCACAAGGCAGTTCATGCATTAACTGTCATCAGCCATTCGTTTATTCTTTCTCTTCATTTG AGGTTCTTCCACTCGTGGAGTTCACGCTGGAGGAAGGGATCGGTGATGAAGAAGCGTGTAGACTCATCGACTCCTCCATCAAACAAGCGAAGTCCAACGAATGGAAGGACACAGAGAGGGATGCGCAAACATTAAGAATGGATGAAGAGGAGGAAGAAGATCCGTTTACTGCTCGACTTCTCACTTTTGAG GGTGGCGGAGACTACTTGCCCGTTGTTGTGAACAGGTCAGTTCTGAGAGCTCTCCCACGCCGTGAGGTTCTCGTACGACGCTGGGCCCCTCCGTTACGatttcaatatttcaaaaacctAATGCCTGAGGTGGCAGTTGCAATGTGCGATTCATGCTTTCAG ATGTTTCATGCCGATGACTATGAGTTGATGGTGCTTCAAAAACAGTGTTGCCCGTTTTGTCGCAAAGCTTCAGACGCCCATGAGGACAAGCCAGAAATGTAA